Proteins co-encoded in one Streptomyces roseochromogenus subsp. oscitans DS 12.976 genomic window:
- a CDS encoding carbohydrate ABC transporter permease has translation MAPPRSFLWSRRIFLTLLTGFVLIPVYVMVSSSLKPLADVTGKFRWLPSGLTIRPYIDIWSTVPLATYFMNSLIVAGAATISSVVIAVFAAYAVSRYDFRGKRVFTVTVLSTQMFPGILFLLPLFLIYVNLGNATGIALFGSRGGLILTYLTFSLPFSIWMLIGYFDSVPRDLDEAALVDGCGPLGALLRIVVPAAIPGIVAVAVYAFMTAWGEVLFASVMTNDTTRTLAVGLQGYSTLNDVYWNQIMAASLVVSVPVVAGFLLLQRYLVAGLTAGAVK, from the coding sequence ATGGCGCCGCCGCGTTCGTTCCTGTGGTCCCGGCGGATCTTCCTCACCCTGCTCACCGGGTTCGTGCTGATCCCGGTGTACGTGATGGTCTCCAGCTCGCTGAAACCGCTCGCGGACGTCACCGGCAAGTTCCGCTGGCTGCCGAGCGGTCTGACCATCCGGCCGTACATCGACATCTGGTCGACGGTCCCGCTCGCGACGTACTTCATGAACTCGCTGATCGTGGCGGGCGCGGCGACGATCTCCTCGGTGGTGATCGCGGTGTTCGCCGCGTACGCCGTCAGCCGCTACGACTTCCGCGGCAAGCGAGTCTTCACGGTGACGGTCCTGTCGACGCAGATGTTCCCCGGCATCCTCTTCCTCCTCCCGCTGTTCCTGATCTACGTCAACCTCGGCAACGCCACCGGCATCGCCCTGTTCGGCTCCCGCGGCGGGCTGATCCTGACGTATCTGACTTTCTCGCTCCCCTTCTCCATCTGGATGCTGATCGGGTACTTCGACTCGGTGCCGCGCGACCTGGACGAGGCGGCGCTGGTGGACGGCTGCGGCCCGCTGGGCGCGCTGCTCCGGATCGTCGTACCGGCCGCGATCCCCGGCATCGTCGCGGTCGCCGTCTACGCCTTCATGACCGCGTGGGGCGAGGTGCTGTTCGCGTCCGTCATGACCAACGACACCACCCGCACCCTCGCCGTCGGCCTCCAGGGCTACTCCACCCTCAACGACGTCTACTGGAACCAGATCATGGCCGCCTCGCTGGTCGTCAGCGTGCCCGTGGTCGCCGGATTCCTCCTCCTGCAGCGCTATCTCGTCGCCGGTCTGACGGCGGGCGCCGTCAAGTGA
- a CDS encoding carbohydrate ABC transporter permease gives MTTTAFKEPVRQETPGAAAREPHRRTGRLRRVSLPYLLLLPALLLELLVHLVPMAIGIVMSFKELTQFYIRDWSTAPWSGLGNYKVSVDFDAPVGNALLHSFFVTVAFTLLSVGLCWLIGTAAAIFMQDTFRGRGLLRALFLVPYALPVYAAVVTWVFMFQHDNGLVNHVLHDQLHLTGKPSFWLIGDNSFYALLTVSVWKGWPFAFLIVMAGLQNIPKELYEAAALDGAGMWQQIRRITLPSLRPVNQVLILVLFLWTFNDFNTPYVLFGKSAPEAADLISVHIYQASFVTWNFGTGSAMSVLLLLFLLVVTGLYLLFTSRGRRASADV, from the coding sequence ATGACGACCACCGCCTTCAAGGAGCCGGTGCGACAGGAGACCCCCGGAGCGGCGGCGCGCGAGCCCCACCGCCGCACCGGGCGGCTGCGCCGCGTCTCCCTGCCGTATCTGCTGCTCCTGCCCGCCCTGCTGCTGGAACTCCTCGTCCACCTGGTGCCGATGGCCATCGGCATCGTGATGAGCTTCAAGGAACTCACCCAGTTCTACATCCGCGACTGGAGCACCGCCCCCTGGTCCGGCCTCGGCAACTACAAGGTGTCGGTGGACTTCGACGCGCCCGTCGGGAACGCGCTGCTGCACTCGTTCTTCGTCACCGTCGCCTTCACTCTGCTGTCGGTCGGCCTGTGCTGGCTGATCGGCACCGCCGCCGCGATCTTCATGCAGGACACCTTCCGCGGCCGCGGCCTGCTCAGAGCCCTGTTCCTGGTGCCGTACGCGCTGCCCGTCTACGCGGCCGTCGTCACCTGGGTGTTCATGTTCCAGCACGACAACGGCCTGGTGAACCACGTCCTGCACGACCAGCTCCACCTCACCGGCAAGCCCTCCTTCTGGCTCATCGGCGACAACAGCTTCTACGCCCTGCTGACCGTGTCCGTGTGGAAGGGCTGGCCGTTCGCCTTTCTCATCGTGATGGCCGGACTGCAGAACATCCCCAAGGAGCTGTACGAGGCGGCCGCGCTGGACGGCGCCGGGATGTGGCAGCAGATCCGCCGCATCACCCTGCCGTCCCTGCGCCCGGTCAACCAGGTGCTGATCCTGGTCCTCTTCCTGTGGACGTTCAACGACTTCAACACGCCGTACGTGCTGTTCGGCAAATCCGCCCCCGAGGCCGCCGATCTCATCTCGGTCCACATCTACCAGGCTTCCTTCGTCACCTGGAACTTCGGCACCGGCTCCGCCATGTCCGTCCTGCTGCTGCTCTTCCTGCTCGTCGTCACGGGCCTGTATCTGCTGTTCACCTCACGCGGACGGAGGGCTTCCGCCGATGTCTAG
- a CDS encoding ABC transporter substrate-binding protein, with product MRSIRAAATGAVTLSLVLAATACGGGSSSGGGSDDSPKTLTYWASNQGASVAVDKQVLQPELDKFQKQTGIKVKLEVVPWSDLLNRILTATTSGQGPDVLNIGNTWSASLQATGALLPWDAKNFAEIGGKDRFADTALGSTGAAGKDPAAVPLYSFAYALYYNKKIFADAGIAKPPATWGELVADGKKIQAEGKSALGAEGSNPSENIHHVFVFAKQHGADFFTAGGKPDFTGPKVVEAVKSYVDLMAKDKVIPTGDAEYAQNQSVSDFAKGRQAMLLWQSAAANLKSQGMSEDAYGIAPVPVISGTPGSGTQVDSAVMGINLAVFKNTHNLDGATRFVRFMTSDAEQKILNTAYSSIPPVKSAQEDAAFATPATAVLKNTLATSAAALPQVASESQFETAVGTAVKDLFADAAAGRTVTTDSVKAALQKAQQQMPAA from the coding sequence ATGCGCAGCATCCGAGCCGCGGCAACAGGCGCCGTAACCCTCTCTCTCGTCCTCGCGGCCACGGCCTGCGGAGGCGGCTCGTCCAGCGGCGGAGGGTCCGACGACTCGCCGAAGACGCTGACGTACTGGGCTTCCAACCAGGGCGCCAGCGTCGCCGTCGACAAGCAGGTCCTCCAGCCCGAACTCGACAAGTTCCAGAAGCAGACCGGGATCAAGGTGAAGCTGGAGGTCGTACCCTGGTCGGATCTGCTCAACCGGATCCTCACCGCGACCACCTCGGGTCAGGGCCCGGACGTGCTGAACATCGGCAACACCTGGAGCGCCTCGCTGCAGGCGACCGGCGCCCTGCTGCCGTGGGACGCGAAGAACTTCGCCGAGATCGGCGGCAAGGACCGGTTCGCCGACACCGCGCTCGGCTCGACCGGCGCGGCGGGCAAGGACCCGGCGGCGGTCCCGCTGTACTCGTTTGCGTACGCCCTCTACTACAACAAGAAGATCTTCGCCGACGCCGGTATCGCCAAGCCCCCGGCCACCTGGGGCGAGCTGGTCGCCGACGGCAAGAAGATCCAGGCCGAGGGCAAGTCCGCGCTCGGCGCCGAGGGCTCGAACCCGTCGGAGAACATCCACCACGTCTTCGTCTTCGCCAAGCAGCACGGCGCCGATTTCTTCACCGCCGGCGGCAAGCCCGACTTCACCGGTCCCAAGGTGGTCGAGGCGGTCAAGAGTTACGTCGACCTGATGGCCAAGGACAAGGTCATCCCGACCGGCGACGCCGAGTACGCGCAGAACCAGTCCGTCAGTGACTTCGCCAAGGGCAGGCAGGCGATGCTGTTGTGGCAGTCGGCCGCCGCCAACCTCAAGTCCCAGGGCATGAGCGAGGACGCCTACGGCATCGCGCCGGTCCCGGTGATCTCCGGGACGCCCGGCTCCGGCACCCAGGTCGACTCGGCGGTCATGGGCATCAACCTGGCCGTCTTCAAGAACACCCACAACCTCGACGGCGCCACCCGGTTCGTGAGGTTCATGACCTCCGACGCGGAGCAGAAGATCCTCAACACGGCCTACAGCTCCATCCCGCCGGTCAAGTCCGCCCAGGAAGACGCGGCGTTCGCCACCCCCGCCACCGCGGTGCTGAAGAACACCCTCGCCACCAGCGCGGCCGCCCTGCCGCAGGTCGCGTCCGAGTCGCAGTTCGAGACGGCCGTCGGTACGGCCGTCAAAGACCTGTTCGCCGACGCGGCCGCCGGGCGCACGGTGACCACCGACTCGGTCAAGGCCGCGCTGCAGAAGGCCCAGCAGCAGATGCCGGCGGCGTGA